The DNA sequence TAGACTCTTGGCACTATGTATCGATTGACGAGACAAGAATGGGAAAAGGGAACCGAGGTTGGCTGACAAATTATTGGATGACATTACAAGTCATTATTCTCCCTCCAAAAGAAATCATCTCAGGCTTATCTATTGAAGAAAAGCCAAGGCCACTTGAGATTGAAGAAGTGATTAATGAGTTTGGTAAGAAGCTTAGTCGGACTAAAAAAAGAGACGACCAGATGAATCGAGAAGAGCAATTAGTGTTAGGCTTACATTTTGAAGAAACAGATTCAACTTCGACTGATTATAAAATAACCCCAGAATTAGTTCAACATACTAGGAAAAAGAGAGGCTTAACCTTATCAAAAGCTGCTAAGGAAATTGGAATTGCTCACACGACCTTATCTCGTTTTGAGAAGAACGAGATAAAGAAGCCTAATTCTAAGAATGATGAAAAGCTTAGGAAGTGGATTACTGAAGAGGAACCCAAATAAGGGATAATTTAACACAATTGATTTGGGCTCTTAATGTTATTGTAATATAAAGGGTGTATCATGAAAGTATTAAGTAACCCCCCAAGTTACACATAAATTATTTGGCACATGCTGGTTAGGCATGTGCTATTTTTTATGAAAATATACAAACGTATGAATAAAAGAAGGTTGGAAGAAACGTTTATTCGAAATTTTAGGAATCTAACATAGTCGTTAAAAGAAGAATTAGACTACTTGTTTTAAAATATGATAATAGAGATAGCATTATTTTTTAAACAACTAGAGAAAAGTGAGGTGATGTTTCATTGTAAAATATGAAATATAAGGAGGTCACCTATGTTACTCGTATTCGTCCTGATTTTAATTGTTGTTGGGTTAGCTTCGGGTATGTTAGGTAGTCTAGTTGGAATAGGTGGGGGGATGGTTATCGTTCCTTCTCTATTATATTTAGGGCTGTTTTCAATTTCCCCCTTATTCTCAGAGGTTACTCCTCAAGTTGCTGTCGGTACATCACTACTTGTTATATTAGTCATTGGTCTATCATCGACCTTCGCCTACTTGAAACAAAAAACAGTTGATTACAAGAGTGGATGGATGCTCTTTATCGGTAGTGGACCGGGAGCGATTGTGGGGGCGTGGCTGAATCGTTTTCTCTCATCAGAACAATTCTCTCTCTACTTTGGCATCTTCATTATCTGTATTGCGATTTTAATGATGGTACGTAATTACTTGAAGCCTGTTGTTATAAGAAAAACCTTTCTCTATACAGCGATTGGTGATAACGGGGATGAAGTGACATATGGGTATAATGTGCCAGTGATGTTAGTTATCTCATTTAGTATCGGTATCCTGGCTGGTTTGTTTGGAATAGGTGGGGGCGTGTTAATGGTTCCTGTCATGATCTTGTTATTTAACTTTCCAACTAGAATTGCGGTTGCGACGTCAATGTTGGTCATCTTTCTATCAGCTATTACAGGTTCGATTACTCATATGGTATTAGGTAATATCAATTGGACGTATGCGGGCTGTCTAGTTGTAGGGGCTTGGTTTGGGGCGAAAATTGGTGCGTACCTCAATAACAAATTGAAAGCAGAATATGTATTAGCTATCTTTCGTTTTGTCTTACTCTTTGTGGGAATTGGATTAACGATTAACTAAACAAAGGAAGAAACGTTTATTTCTACGTTTCTTCCTTTGTTTGTTCTTTCTTTTATTCGTTTAACCAGGGAAATTATTATTGTTATTTCGATTCATAATTCGTCTCTCTAACATTCCTTTTAAGATAGGTGCGAATAAAGCTAGAATTGTAAAGACTAGAATCGTTCCACTAATCGGACGTGCAAAGAATGCGACGATACTTCCATCTGTCATCATAAGCCCTTGTCTTAAGCCATTCTCAATAATTCCTCCAAGTACTAAACCAAGGATAATTGCAGCGATTGAGAAGTTGTATTTCTTAAGGAAGAAACCTACAATTCCAAAGAAGAACATGATCCATACGTCACCCATGCGGTTATTAATAGCAAACGTACCTAGTATGGAAAGCATTAAGATACTAATACCTAAGAACTCATAAGGTACTCTCAGGATTTTTACAATGTATTTAATCGAAATTAATACAAGGATGGCCATGAGAATGTTTGCGACAAACATCCCTACAAACATGGAGTAAACAATGTCCGGATTTTGTTGGAAAAGTAGTGGACCTGGTTTTAGACCATGAATTAAGAATGCACTTAAGATAACAGCTGTTACTGCGCCACCTGGAATACCAAGTGTTAATAATGGAACCATTGCGCCACCTACAGCAGCATTATTTGCGGCTTCTGGAGCTGCTACTCCGTCAATGTTTCCTTTTCCGTAGCTGTCTTTATCTTTAGAAGCACGGATAGCAGAGCCGTACCCTAGGAAAGAGGCAATCGTTGCACCGGCACCTGGTAACACACCGACTAACGAACCGAGAACACTGGAGCGAAAGAGTGTCTTTCTCACCTTTTTAATATCGGACTTTTCAGGAAGTGAGAAGCCTTTTATGTCACCGTCTCCTTTAGGGAGTTCCTTATTGAAAATCTTTTGATGGAAGCGCATAAGTACTTCTGATAAGGCGAACAACCCAATAATTGCAGGAATGAAATCAATCCCAGCTTGTAAGAAGCTTGTTCCGAACGTATATCTTGAGACACCTGTTACAACATCTAACCCGATAATAGCTAAGAATAATCCAATTAAAACAGAAATTAGTGCTTTGATTTGGTTTTTATTATCAATACTTGCAACAACAGTTAAACCTAATACACCTAGTGCAAAATACTCTGGCGCACCAAACGTGAGGGCTACTTTTGCGGCTTGAGGAGCTAATAGAGCTAAAAATATGGTACTAAAAAGTCCACCAACGAGAGAGGCAAAGACAGCCATGCCGAGTGCCCTGTTTGCCTGCCCTTTCTGAGTGAGTGGATACCCGTCTAATGTCGTTATTGCTGCAGGAGCATCACCTGGGGTATTGAATAAGATAGCACTTATCCCACCACCATAAACAGAAGCACAGTAAATCCCAACCATTACTAGGAATCCGCTAATAGGATCCATAACATATGTGAATGGAATTAATAAGCTGATAGCAGTTACACCACTTAATCCAGGAACGGTACCAAAGATAATCCCTAAAACTACTCCTAGAAGTACCATTAAGAAGTGGTTAGGTTGAAAGACAATTTGAACTCCTAATAATAGATTTTCGACCAATGTAGTCCCTCCTTCTTTTTACGTATTTAATAAAAGAAAAAGCTAAGTTCGCGCAGTATTCCAATGCCCCTTGGTAGAGGAACATATAATATTTTTCCAAAGAGAAAGATGAAAACTCCCAGTGAAACAAATGTGAATATAAGCTTTTTGATAAGAGGGATTTTGATTAATGTGCAGACAAAGTAGATGAATAGTAAGGATGATAAGATGAATCCTAGAAATTGCATTAAATATAGGTAGATAAACATTCCTACAATGAGAGAGATTAATCGAGTAGTAGAGAAGTCTTGTAGATACTCATCTTCTGCTTGTTTGTTAACTTTCTCACGTCTCTTAACGAAAATCGTTTTAACTAGTACGAAAGCAGATAGAAGGACCAATCCTGTTAATACTAAAAGAGGCCAAAATTTAGGACCAGCAGGTTCACCAGCTGCCCTTTCTGCCGATATTTTGATGATATCGTCAGTAGCGATTAATAAGGATAATCCAACTAAAAAGATGCACGCAATGACGATGATCTCGCCGTAACGGTGAAGGTAACGTATCAACATAGTTTTCCTCCTTTAATTTTAACAAGATTTAATAGATAGAATTTAATTAGGGGAAGTAAGGATTCTTCGCTAAGTCTAACGAAGAATCCTTACTCAGCTATTTCTTACTCTAGGTAACCCATTTCTTTAAGCATTGTTTGTAGAGTGTTCATTTCTTCCTTGGCAGATTTTTCATAATCCTCAGAGTTTAAGTAACCATCGGCAATGTGCAACCAAGATTCTTCTTCATACTGTAAGTAATCTGGCATGTTTGATGCAGCATAAAAGACATTATGCAAATACTGTTGAACTTCTGGCTCAAGCTGTCCAGGTGCGTTCGTTCCTCTCCATCTACCAACAGAAATGTTTAGTCCTAATTCACCTGTCGTTTGTGCATCGATTCCTTCAAACGGCTCATCGCTTGGTACTAGTATTGGACGAATTTCACCTGCTGCATATAGGTCAGCTACTGCACCAGCAGTTTCATGAAGCATATGCACGTGACCTCCAAGTAAACTAGCTACACGCTCACCTGACGCATTACTAGGAATGTACGTCATATTTAAACCTAATTGTTCATTTATCTCGTTTACACGAAGTTGGTCATCTCCAATGCCACCTACTCCGGTAATTTTCACGTATCCAGGGCTATTTTCCTCAGCTGCTACTACATCGTCCCACGTTTCAAACTCGCTATCGTCTCTTACCCAAAATACTTCTGTTGCGCCTTGGTTTCGAATGATAAATGTAGTGTCTTCTGTAAAGCTATATGGTTGCTCACCTAGCGCTTCGTTGATTACTTGAGATGTAATTGCTCCGTAAAGTGTGTACCCATCAGAAGGTTGAGATAAAGCATAAGCTAATGCAACTTCACCAGCTCCACCAGGCATATTATTCGGTACTAGTCTTACACCCATAATTTTTTCAGCTTCTCTTGAAATGCTACGAGCATAACGGTCAGAACCGCCACCTTCACCCCAAGCAATGACATACTCTATGTTTCTAGAAGGATATCGATGTGGCTTAGGAATAACAGATTGAAGTTGTTCAACGCCCTCTTCTTCAGTTATTGCACCACTATTTATATCTGCAGTAATTCGGTCAATTTCAGCTATAACTTCTTCTTGAGGTAAGTTGTTTTCATTACTTGGGCCATCTCCACTACCATTCCCGCCTTGACTTTCTGCTGTTGAACATCCTGCTAGTAAAATCGCAAATAAGAGCATTGAAATAGGAACCAACCACGCTTTTTTCATCATATTAAGAACACCCCCAGAAATTTTTGTGAAACTATTTAAGCTTTACGTAACCAAATACCTCCTCTTCTTAATAAAGTAGTCGAATGTCCCCTGGATTGAATGAATTGTGGAAGCGCTTACAAGTTTGGTGGTAAGTTGTTTGTGGATTGTCGACAATCTGAATTTAAAATAATCATAATATTCTAAATATTACTTTGTCAACAAGATTTTGGATAAAAAGTAATTTAAATTTTTTCTTTGCTAGGCCAATTTATGAAGGGAAGTAGTTATTAGACACAATATGTTAAAATATTTAGAAAATTCTAAATTGACAAATTAAAATTTTTGTTGTTAAAATTAAGTTAAGTATTTACAGTGTCGACAATAAACAAAAAGAAGGTGATGACTCCATGTACAAAAGTAAAGTTGATGAATATGCACTTCCGAATATTATTAAGCAAAGTATAATAGACGATATTGTACAAGGAAAACTTGCTTCTGGTGATAAACTACTAGAAACGAAATATTCGGAACGTTTCGGTACGAGTCGTTCACCAGTACGAGAAGCGTTTTATTTATTAACATTAGAAGGATATGCAGAAAAGATTCCTAGAAAAGGTACGGTCGTGAAAGGGTTCTCCGCAGAAGATATTGGAGATATCTTAGAAATTAGAAATATGCTAGAGCAACTGGCAATCGAAAGAATGACAGCGGAAAACAGGCTTCAATGTGTAAAGAAAATGAAAAAGATCGTCGCTGAGATGAAACAAGAAGGGATTGATAAAAATCAATATACAAAATTAAATTATGATTTTCACTTTCATTTAATTCTATCTAGTGGTAGTGAAGTGATTCTAAATGCATATTCTAAACTATACAGCCCTCTTATCTCATTACAAGGTCTTTCTTTTATGACAGAGAACTCGATTACTAATTCCATTAAAGAGCACGAAGAATTAATCGAGCTATTAATTGGTGGAGAGATCGAAAAAGCAAAATCACTACTAAATTCTCATAATAAAGCAGTATTTTTCCGAGTTCGTGGAGCAATTAAATAAAGGGTCTCTACTTGAGGCCTTTTATTGAAAGCGCTTTCTTTTTGTTGTGCTATGTCAGTTTATAGTTAGCTACTTTTAGGGACATATGTGTTGCGTTAAATTGTCGACAATCCACAATAACAGAATTTTACTTCGTTCCTATGTTACTTCTAAATTACTAATTATGAGGAGGATAACGAATATGAATAAAGTTTTAAAGAAAAGCTCTCAGCAACGCTCTTGGACTACACGACGTGAAGAAAAGAAGAGGAGAATTGAGCAAATAAGTGGATTACTAGATGGAGGAGTCTTACGAACAGAGAATATTGTTGAAGCTCTTGAGGTTCTCATTGCTCCTGGGGACCGGGTTGTATTAGAGGGGAATAATCAAAAGCAAGCGACATTTCTTTCTGAGGCATTAGCAAAGGTCTCCCCTAAAAAGGTCCATGATCTTCATATGCTTATTTCAAGTATCTCTCGACCGGAACATCTAGATATCTTTGAAAAAGGCATTGGGAGTAAAGTAGAGTTTGCATATGCAGGACCACAGAGTTTACGTATCTCTCAAATGTTAGAGGACGGAAAGTTAGAAGTTGGTGCGATTCATACGTATCTAGAGCTATATGCACGAATGTTTGTTGATCTTATTCCTCGAGTTGCCCTTGTAGCTGCTGATAAGGCAGATAAAGACGGGAATTTATATACAGGACCAAATACAGAAGAAACTCCGACATTAATTGAATCGGCTGCGTTCCATGATGGAATTGTCATCGTTCAGGTTAACGAAATCGTTGATGAACTACCACGGGTTGATGTTCCAGGTTCTTGGATTGATGTCATCGTTGTGGCAGATAAGCCATATCAATTGGAGCCACTCTTTACGAGAGATCCAAGACATATAACAGAAACGCAAATTTTAATGGCGATGCTTGTGATAAAGGGAATTTATGCAAAGCACGGAGTACTATCTTTGAATCACGGTGTAGGATTTAACACGGCAGCGATTGAATTGCTACTACCGACGTACGGTGAGCAACTTGGGTTGAAAGGAAAAATATGTACGAATTGGTCAGTCAATCCTCACCCTACTTTAATTCCTGCGATTGAAAGTGGCTGGGTGGAAAGTGTGAATGCTTTTGGCGGGGAGTTAGGAATGGAAGACTACGTCGCTGCACGTCCAGATGTGTTCTTCACTGGTCCTGATGGAAGCCTCCGCTCGAACCGTGCCCTTTCACAGTTAGCGGGACAATATGCTGTTGATTTGTTTGTAGGTTCTAGTCTACAGCTAGATCCAGAAGGGAATTCATCAACTGTAACTGCAGGAAGGTTAGCTGGATTTGGTGGAGCACCAAATATGGGGCACGATCCTCGTGGACGTCGTCATTCTACTCCAGCTTGGTTAAATATGATTAATGAGGATGGACCAATTGTTCGAGGGCGAAAATTAGTTGTTCAGATGGTTGAAACCTTCCAAAGTGGTGGTGTTCCAACATTTGTTGAGTCGTTAGATGCTGTAAAAGTTGGTCAAGATGCGAATCTACCAATAGCACCTGTCATGATTTACGGTGAAGATGTTACGCATGTCGTCACAGAAGAGGGAATTGCTTATCTTTATAAAGCACGTGATAAAGAGGAACGAAAGCGTGCAATTGCCGCGGTTGCTGGGGTGAGTCCAGTTGGAAGAACTCACGACCCTAGTCAGACCGAACAACTAAGAAAAGATGGGCTGGTTGCTTTTCCAGAAGATCTTGGGATTAGACGAACAGATGCGAAGCGTTCATTGCTCGCAGCGAAAAGTATCGATGATCTTGTACGTTGGTCAGGAGGTCTTTATCAACCACCTGCAAAATTCAGAAGCTGGTAAGGAGGGGTTTATTTGCAACTACACAATCTATGGGTTACTGAAAATAACTACTCAAAATTACTTGCAGACTTAGCAGTTACAGCTCTTATTGAAGAGGCAGAACTTACTCCAAAACCGGCTTTAGTGGATATGGAAAACACGGGTGCCCATGATGACCTATCTGTTGAACTCATGCGACTTTCAGCAAATGTATTACATCCAACATTTGCTGAGATTGCTAGAGTCTCTTATAAAAGAACGGTAAGTCAGGAGCTTCGGGAAGAAATAGCGATGATTGGTCGTGAGGGTGAAAAGAACATGTTAGAGGCGACTGACGGCGTGAACACGCATCGAGGTGGAATTTGGGCGTTAGGATTACTAGTCTCAGCTACAGCGATGAGTGAACCTGGAACGGCTGCCAAGGAAATTGCAGACGTTGCAGGGAAGCTCTCTCGTTTCGAGGACCGATTTGCGCCTGTTCAACAATCAAATGGATTACGGGTAAAAAAACAATATGGAGCAATTGGAGCCAGAGGGGAAGCAAATCTTGGATTCCCACATGTGATTCATGAAGCACTACCTGCACTCTACAAAGCTCGTAATCTAGGTGTTCCTGAAACTTATGCAAGACTTGATGCCTTACTAGCCGTCATAGGAAGCCTTGATGATACGTGCATACTGCATCGTGGTGGGCCAGAAGCGTTGGAAGTAGCAAAAAGGGGAGCAACCACTGTATTAGAAAGAGGAGGGTCGTCAACTCCTAGTGGGTTTATGGCCTATCAAAAGCTAGACAACGATTTGCTATCCTATAATGCTTCACCAGGTGGAAGTGCAGACCTATTAGCGGCGGCTCTTTTCATTGATAGTGTTCGTCATGTCCGAGTGTACAGTGAACGTGTCTTACAAGTAGAGAATAGAACGTAAATTTTGGAGGTGTGAAAGGATGGAAAAGTTATCGTTTCAATATAAAGCAACCAAAACACTTTCTCGTCAGGCATATGTAGGTGTTGTAGGATCAGGCGACTTAGAAATTTTACTTGAACCATTAGAGGATCAGCAGACTGAAGTACTCGTGAGAACGAGTGTAAATGGTTTTCAGGAAATATGGGAAGCTGTTCTTGAGAGATTCTTTGCTACGAATGACTTTGCTGCTAAGGTTGAAATCAATGATTTTGGGGCAACACCAGGGGTTGTATCATTACGATTAGCGCAAGCTGTGGAGGTGGCTGTTCATGAGTGAAAACATTTTAGCAGTAACAAGTTTTATCGAACTTTCTGCACGTGAACGAGTAAAAGAAATCCTTGATTCAGGTACATTTCGAGAAATCCTTGATCCATTTCAGCGGTTGGAGTCTCCTCATTTAGAGTCACTTGGGATTATCCCGCAAAGTGATGATGGTGTTGTCATCGGAAGAGGAAAAATTGATCGAGAACCAGCAGTTGTAATTGCCATCGAGGGCGCATTTCAAGGTGGGGGAATTGGAGAAGTATCTGGAGCGAAAATTGCAGGTGCTTTAGAGCTGGCCCTTCGAGATAATGAAAACGGAATCCGAACTCGTGCTGTGCTAGTGTTGGAAACGGGTGGGGTTAGACTTCAAGAAGGGAACTATGGGTTACTTGCAATTGCTGAAATTGGAGCAGCAATTGTAGCACTGCGTAGATATGTCCCTGTTGTCTGCGTCATCCCAGGTATGATCGGCTGCTTTGGCGGTATGTCAATCTGCGCTTCCCTTTGTAGCGATATCATCATGACAAGGCAAGGGCGACTTTCACTTAATGGTCCAGAGGTTATTGAAATGGAAGCAGGTGTGGTAGAGCTTGATTCTCGTGATCGAGAGCGGATTTGGAAAAGTGTAGGTGGAGAACAACGTTGTTCTACGGACTTTGCGGACATTTTAGTTGAAGATGATTTATTTTCTATTAAACAATCAATTTATGAAGTATTTGAGCGTGGTTTAACAGATAATCACCGTTGTTCACAAGTCAATCAATA is a window from the Bacillus sp. FJAT-45350 genome containing:
- a CDS encoding sulfite exporter TauE/SafE family protein — translated: MLLVFVLILIVVGLASGMLGSLVGIGGGMVIVPSLLYLGLFSISPLFSEVTPQVAVGTSLLVILVIGLSSTFAYLKQKTVDYKSGWMLFIGSGPGAIVGAWLNRFLSSEQFSLYFGIFIICIAILMMVRNYLKPVVIRKTFLYTAIGDNGDEVTYGYNVPVMLVISFSIGILAGLFGIGGGVLMVPVMILLFNFPTRIAVATSMLVIFLSAITGSITHMVLGNINWTYAGCLVVGAWFGAKIGAYLNNKLKAEYVLAIFRFVLLFVGIGLTIN
- a CDS encoding tripartite tricarboxylate transporter permease yields the protein MVENLLLGVQIVFQPNHFLMVLLGVVLGIIFGTVPGLSGVTAISLLIPFTYVMDPISGFLVMVGIYCASVYGGGISAILFNTPGDAPAAITTLDGYPLTQKGQANRALGMAVFASLVGGLFSTIFLALLAPQAAKVALTFGAPEYFALGVLGLTVVASIDNKNQIKALISVLIGLFLAIIGLDVVTGVSRYTFGTSFLQAGIDFIPAIIGLFALSEVLMRFHQKIFNKELPKGDGDIKGFSLPEKSDIKKVRKTLFRSSVLGSLVGVLPGAGATIASFLGYGSAIRASKDKDSYGKGNIDGVAAPEAANNAAVGGAMVPLLTLGIPGGAVTAVILSAFLIHGLKPGPLLFQQNPDIVYSMFVGMFVANILMAILVLISIKYIVKILRVPYEFLGISILMLSILGTFAINNRMGDVWIMFFFGIVGFFLKKYNFSIAAIILGLVLGGIIENGLRQGLMMTDGSIVAFFARPISGTILVFTILALFAPILKGMLERRIMNRNNNNNFPG
- a CDS encoding tripartite tricarboxylate transporter TctB family protein, with translation MLIRYLHRYGEIIVIACIFLVGLSLLIATDDIIKISAERAAGEPAGPKFWPLLVLTGLVLLSAFVLVKTIFVKRREKVNKQAEDEYLQDFSTTRLISLIVGMFIYLYLMQFLGFILSSLLFIYFVCTLIKIPLIKKLIFTFVSLGVFIFLFGKILYVPLPRGIGILRELSFFFY
- a CDS encoding tripartite tricarboxylate transporter substrate binding protein; protein product: MMKKAWLVPISMLLFAILLAGCSTAESQGGNGSGDGPSNENNLPQEEVIAEIDRITADINSGAITEEEGVEQLQSVIPKPHRYPSRNIEYVIAWGEGGGSDRYARSISREAEKIMGVRLVPNNMPGGAGEVALAYALSQPSDGYTLYGAITSQVINEALGEQPYSFTEDTTFIIRNQGATEVFWVRDDSEFETWDDVVAAEENSPGYVKITGVGGIGDDQLRVNEINEQLGLNMTYIPSNASGERVASLLGGHVHMLHETAGAVADLYAAGEIRPILVPSDEPFEGIDAQTTGELGLNISVGRWRGTNAPGQLEPEVQQYLHNVFYAASNMPDYLQYEEESWLHIADGYLNSEDYEKSAKEEMNTLQTMLKEMGYLE
- a CDS encoding GntR family transcriptional regulator, translated to MYKSKVDEYALPNIIKQSIIDDIVQGKLASGDKLLETKYSERFGTSRSPVREAFYLLTLEGYAEKIPRKGTVVKGFSAEDIGDILEIRNMLEQLAIERMTAENRLQCVKKMKKIVAEMKQEGIDKNQYTKLNYDFHFHLILSSGSEVILNAYSKLYSPLISLQGLSFMTENSITNSIKEHEELIELLIGGEIEKAKSLLNSHNKAVFFRVRGAIK
- the mdcA gene encoding malonate decarboxylase subunit alpha; this encodes MNKVLKKSSQQRSWTTRREEKKRRIEQISGLLDGGVLRTENIVEALEVLIAPGDRVVLEGNNQKQATFLSEALAKVSPKKVHDLHMLISSISRPEHLDIFEKGIGSKVEFAYAGPQSLRISQMLEDGKLEVGAIHTYLELYARMFVDLIPRVALVAADKADKDGNLYTGPNTEETPTLIESAAFHDGIVIVQVNEIVDELPRVDVPGSWIDVIVVADKPYQLEPLFTRDPRHITETQILMAMLVIKGIYAKHGVLSLNHGVGFNTAAIELLLPTYGEQLGLKGKICTNWSVNPHPTLIPAIESGWVESVNAFGGELGMEDYVAARPDVFFTGPDGSLRSNRALSQLAGQYAVDLFVGSSLQLDPEGNSSTVTAGRLAGFGGAPNMGHDPRGRRHSTPAWLNMINEDGPIVRGRKLVVQMVETFQSGGVPTFVESLDAVKVGQDANLPIAPVMIYGEDVTHVVTEEGIAYLYKARDKEERKRAIAAVAGVSPVGRTHDPSQTEQLRKDGLVAFPEDLGIRRTDAKRSLLAAKSIDDLVRWSGGLYQPPAKFRSW
- a CDS encoding triphosphoribosyl-dephospho-CoA synthase produces the protein MQLHNLWVTENNYSKLLADLAVTALIEEAELTPKPALVDMENTGAHDDLSVELMRLSANVLHPTFAEIARVSYKRTVSQELREEIAMIGREGEKNMLEATDGVNTHRGGIWALGLLVSATAMSEPGTAAKEIADVAGKLSRFEDRFAPVQQSNGLRVKKQYGAIGARGEANLGFPHVIHEALPALYKARNLGVPETYARLDALLAVIGSLDDTCILHRGGPEALEVAKRGATTVLERGGSSTPSGFMAYQKLDNDLLSYNASPGGSADLLAAALFIDSVRHVRVYSERVLQVENRT
- a CDS encoding malonate decarboxylase subunit delta; translated protein: MEKLSFQYKATKTLSRQAYVGVVGSGDLEILLEPLEDQQTEVLVRTSVNGFQEIWEAVLERFFATNDFAAKVEINDFGATPGVVSLRLAQAVEVAVHE